In Gemmatimonadaceae bacterium, the genomic stretch GGCCGATGTAGTTGATGCTCACGTCGTAGTGCGCGCTCCAGAAGAAGGGCACGTGATCGAACCGCTCGCGTGCGCCAAGAACGTTGCGCGCCGCCGTTTGTCCCTGCCGCTGCGCCACCACCCAATGCTCCACGCGAATGCGTTCGCCGGTGTGCGGGTCCGGCCACCGTGCGATGTCGCCGACCGCGTACACG encodes the following:
- a CDS encoding FAD/NAD(P)-binding oxidoreductase — its product is VYAVGDIARWPDPHTGERIRVEHWVVAQRQGQTAARNVLGARERFDHVPFFWSAHYDVSINYIGHAEKWDNAAVDGDAAKHDVSVRFERGGKLLALATLFRDEESLREEIRMERSV